A window of the Nibribacter ruber genome harbors these coding sequences:
- the guaA gene encoding glutamine-hydrolyzing GMP synthase, translated as MPEKILILDFGSQYTQLIARRVRELNVYCEIHPYNKIPAFTPDLKGVILSGSPCSVRETDYPNPDLTPFLGKLPVLGVCYGAQLMAQEGGGEVIASTIREYGRAKLNHVDQHNRLLKEITMDSQVWMSHGDTIKHIPDNFEIIASTESVQVAAYKIKDQETYGIQFHPEVTHSTEGKILLRNFVVHICECSQDWTPDQFIETTVADLKEQIGDDKVILGLSGGVDSSVAAMLIHQAIGKNLYCIFVDNGLLRKDEFEGVLHSYKDMGLNVKGVDAKDMFYSALADLSDPEAKRKAIGKVFIDVFDQESHLVEDAKWLGQGTIYPDVIESVSVKGPSATIKSHHNVGGLPDFMKLKVVEPLKTLFKDEVRLVGKTLGIDPAILGRHPFPGPGLAIRILGDVTPEKVAILQEVDHIFISSLKKSGLYDQVWQAGAMLLPVQSVGVMGDERTYERVVALRAVTSIDGMTADWSHLPYEFLADVSNEIINKVRGVNRVVYDISSKPPATIEWE; from the coding sequence ATGCCAGAAAAGATTCTCATCCTTGACTTTGGGTCCCAGTATACCCAACTCATCGCCCGCCGGGTTCGCGAACTGAACGTCTACTGCGAAATCCATCCCTACAACAAGATTCCTGCTTTCACGCCAGATCTGAAAGGCGTCATCTTGTCCGGAAGCCCTTGCTCGGTGCGGGAAACTGATTATCCCAACCCAGACCTCACGCCTTTCTTAGGCAAATTGCCGGTCTTAGGCGTTTGCTATGGTGCGCAGTTAATGGCCCAGGAAGGCGGCGGCGAAGTCATTGCCTCTACCATTAGAGAGTACGGCCGCGCCAAGCTTAACCACGTGGACCAGCACAACCGCCTGCTCAAAGAAATCACCATGGATTCTCAGGTATGGATGAGCCACGGTGATACCATCAAGCACATCCCTGACAACTTTGAGATTATTGCCAGCACCGAGTCGGTGCAAGTGGCCGCTTATAAAATTAAAGACCAGGAAACCTACGGCATCCAGTTTCACCCAGAGGTGACGCATTCTACTGAGGGTAAGATCCTACTCCGTAACTTTGTGGTGCACATCTGCGAGTGCTCCCAAGACTGGACACCAGACCAATTCATTGAAACCACCGTGGCCGACCTGAAGGAACAGATAGGCGATGACAAAGTAATCTTAGGCTTGTCTGGTGGCGTGGACTCTTCTGTAGCGGCCATGCTCATTCACCAGGCCATTGGCAAGAACCTGTACTGCATTTTTGTAGACAACGGTCTCTTGCGCAAAGATGAGTTTGAAGGTGTGTTGCACTCTTATAAAGACATGGGCTTGAACGTGAAAGGCGTAGATGCCAAAGACATGTTCTACTCTGCCTTAGCGGACCTTTCTGACCCCGAAGCCAAACGCAAAGCCATTGGCAAAGTCTTCATTGACGTGTTTGACCAGGAATCGCATTTGGTGGAAGATGCCAAATGGTTAGGCCAAGGCACCATCTACCCAGACGTGATTGAGTCCGTGTCGGTAAAGGGTCCAAGTGCGACTATTAAATCTCACCACAACGTGGGCGGTCTGCCTGATTTCATGAAGTTGAAAGTGGTAGAGCCGCTCAAGACCTTATTTAAAGACGAAGTGCGTTTGGTAGGCAAAACCTTAGGCATAGATCCAGCCATCTTAGGTCGTCACCCTTTCCCGGGTCCGGGTTTGGCGATAAGGATTCTGGGTGATGTAACGCCAGAGAAAGTAGCCATTCTGCAGGAGGTAGACCATATCTTCATTTCGTCACTAAAAAAATCTGGTTTGTATGACCAGGTGTGGCAGGCAGGCGCCATGTTGTTGCCAGTGCAAAGCGTGGGTGTGATGGGCGATGAGCGTACCTATGAGCGTGTGGTGGCCTTGCGCGCCGTGACCAGCATTGACGGCATGACCGCCGACTGGTCGCATTTGCCGTATGAGTTCTTGGCTGATGTTTCTAATGAAATCATAAACAAGGTGCGCGGCGTAAACCGCGTGGTCTATGACATCAGCTCAAAACCGCCTGCTACTATTGAGTGGGAATAG
- the fsa gene encoding fructose-6-phosphate aldolase → MKFFIDTANLDEIREAHDLGVLDGVTTNPSLMAKEGIVGFDNVMKHYKAICEIVDGDISAEVIATDYETMIKEGEDLAQLHPNIVVKVPMIKDGVKAIKYFSDKGIKTNCTLVFTAGQALLAAKAGATYVSPFVGRLDDIATDGLVLIEQIRQIYDNYGYPTEILAASVRHVMHLVQCAEIGADVVTCPLNVITALLNHPLTDSGLAKFLADHKKANS, encoded by the coding sequence ATGAAATTTTTCATTGATACCGCTAATCTTGATGAAATCCGCGAAGCCCATGATCTGGGTGTTCTGGACGGCGTAACCACCAACCCCTCTTTAATGGCCAAAGAAGGCATTGTAGGCTTTGACAACGTCATGAAGCACTATAAAGCCATCTGCGAGATTGTAGACGGTGACATTTCTGCTGAGGTCATTGCCACAGATTATGAGACCATGATCAAAGAAGGCGAGGACCTGGCCCAACTGCACCCCAACATTGTGGTGAAGGTTCCTATGATCAAGGACGGCGTGAAAGCCATTAAATACTTCTCTGACAAAGGCATCAAAACCAACTGTACACTGGTCTTCACCGCAGGTCAGGCCTTGTTAGCCGCCAAAGCCGGTGCCACGTACGTTTCTCCGTTTGTGGGTCGTTTAGATGATATCGCCACGGACGGATTGGTTTTGATTGAGCAGATCAGACAAATCTATGACAACTACGGCTACCCAACCGAAATTCTGGCCGCCTCCGTGCGTCACGTGATGCACCTAGTGCAGTGCGCAGAGATTGGCGCCGATGTGGTAACCTGCCCGTTGAACGTGATTACCGCGCTCTTGAACCACCCATTGACCGACAGCGGCTTGGCTAAATTCTTGGCAGACCACAAGAAAGCGAACAGCTAA
- a CDS encoding fructose-6-phosphate aldolase, giving the protein MYIIKVKGKAKIPDYIQLRDENFVLIAYFRADRPLKNMDRYGLAGKEEPLAALIESLEFGKLQKLEL; this is encoded by the coding sequence GTGTACATCATCAAGGTAAAAGGCAAGGCCAAGATTCCGGATTACATTCAGCTCCGCGATGAGAATTTCGTGCTGATTGCGTATTTCAGGGCAGACCGTCCGTTGAAAAACATGGACCGCTACGGTTTGGCTGGCAAAGAAGAACCGCTGGCCGCGCTCATTGAAAGCCTGGAGTTTGGCAAGCTGCAAAAGTTGGAGCTTTAG
- a CDS encoding cell division ATP-binding protein FtsE, with product MEFSSNPVVTLQKVSIFQEVNTILSDVTFSIDKGEFVYLVGRTGSGKSSLLKTLYADLPLKMGSAQVAGYNIQSLTWKQVPFLRRKIGIVFQDFQLLFDRSVAENLRFVLKATGWKDKSKIKGRISEVLMRVGLDSAANKMPHQLSGGEQQRVVIARALLNEPVILFADEPTGNLDPDVTDGIMRLFEEINKSGTAILMATHNHQTLQRYPRRIIKCEQGRVLDSSREDFSLVDGI from the coding sequence ATGGAATTTTCGTCTAACCCAGTGGTAACCTTACAGAAAGTCTCTATTTTTCAAGAAGTGAACACCATCTTGAGTGATGTGACTTTTTCCATTGACAAAGGCGAGTTCGTGTACCTGGTAGGGCGTACCGGAAGCGGGAAAAGCTCCCTGCTGAAAACCCTCTACGCTGATCTTCCCCTTAAAATGGGAAGCGCCCAGGTGGCTGGCTATAACATTCAATCCCTCACCTGGAAACAAGTTCCCTTTCTACGCCGCAAGATTGGCATTGTGTTTCAAGACTTTCAGTTGCTGTTTGACAGAAGCGTAGCCGAGAACCTGCGATTTGTTTTGAAAGCCACCGGCTGGAAAGACAAATCCAAGATCAAAGGCCGCATCTCTGAAGTGCTCATGCGCGTTGGACTGGATTCTGCCGCCAACAAAATGCCGCACCAATTGTCAGGGGGTGAGCAGCAACGCGTAGTAATTGCCCGTGCTTTGTTGAATGAGCCGGTGATTCTGTTTGCAGATGAGCCAACGGGTAATCTAGACCCAGACGTGACAGATGGCATCATGCGCCTCTTTGAGGAAATCAATAAATCTGGGACAGCTATTCTCATGGCCACCCATAACCACCAAACCCTGCAACGGTACCCGCGCCGCATCATCAAGTGTGAACAAGGCCGCGTGCTAGATTCTTCCCGCGAAGATTTCTCGCTGGTAGATGGTATCTGA